In Rahnella aceris, the following proteins share a genomic window:
- a CDS encoding YihD family protein: protein MKEHRVNELIELLHPAWKEDCDLNLMEFIQKLATECGYQGPLGELSDDMLIYHLKMRGTDSTTEIPGLKKDYEDDFKTALLRARGVIKD, encoded by the coding sequence ATGAAAGAACATCGCGTAAATGAGTTGATCGAACTGCTGCATCCTGCATGGAAAGAAGATTGCGATCTTAACCTGATGGAGTTTATTCAGAAGCTGGCGACAGAATGTGGTTATCAGGGACCTTTGGGAGAACTGAGTGATGACATGTTGATTTATCACCTGAAAATGCGCGGAACTGACAGCACGACTGAAATCCCAGGTTTAAAGAAAGATTATGAGGATGACTTTAAAACTGCACTTTTACGTGCCCGTGGCGTGATTAAAGATTGA